The following are from one region of the Paenibacillus bovis genome:
- a CDS encoding DUF3891 family protein, producing the protein MICREREHSFIMIRQHDHARLSGEFSRHMDSGPTRETTRWDEVVLGCEQHDRGWIPLDQIPVWNDAEEKPFTFMNFPEPAKLVFYRYGINQLEEMTAYGAMLASLHYTALVSHYGEEDPFCQAFLQEEKERQERIREQVSPADDELAYHRSVLELCDDLSLYACLNEPGVNKSEEQDWWKDGFAVGKKLDVTDHQTIMPEWTEPGMITLSPFPFREPVEVQLIYREVSKEKIQQSGLAEAYEAAEEQQLTITFQAAQAN; encoded by the coding sequence ATGATATGCCGAGAACGCGAACACTCTTTTATAATGATCCGTCAGCATGATCATGCACGATTGTCCGGAGAATTCTCACGACATATGGATTCCGGTCCTACCCGGGAGACAACGCGCTGGGATGAGGTGGTTCTGGGCTGTGAACAGCATGACAGAGGCTGGATACCGCTGGATCAGATTCCGGTATGGAACGATGCAGAAGAAAAGCCATTTACATTTATGAATTTCCCGGAACCGGCCAAGCTGGTTTTTTACCGATATGGCATTAATCAGCTGGAAGAAATGACTGCCTATGGAGCAATGCTGGCGAGTCTGCATTATACGGCGCTGGTCAGTCACTATGGCGAGGAAGATCCATTTTGTCAGGCTTTTCTGCAGGAGGAAAAGGAACGCCAGGAGCGTATCCGCGAGCAGGTGTCTCCGGCGGACGACGAGCTGGCTTACCATCGCTCGGTATTGGAGTTGTGCGATGATCTGTCGCTGTATGCCTGTCTCAACGAACCGGGCGTAAACAAGAGCGAAGAGCAGGACTGGTGGAAAGACGGATTTGCTGTCGGCAAAAAGCTGGATGTGACCGATCACCAGACCATTATGCCGGAATGGACAGAGCCGGGCATGATTACGTTGAGTCCTTTTCCTTTCCGCGAGCCGGTTGAGGTGCAGCTGATTTATCGTGAAGTGTCCAAGGAGAAGATTCAGCAATCCGGTCTGGCGGAAGCGTATGAAGCAGCAGAAGAGCAGCAGCTTACGATTACTTTTCAGGCTGCGCAGGCAAACTAA
- a CDS encoding aminoglycoside N(3)-acetyltransferase — protein sequence MISERPISFDQLVAEFEALGVTAGMNILLHSSLKSIGGWIPGGAETVILALEQVLGKEGTLMVPTQTSQLTHPKLWKYPPADPKWWDLICESMPAYDPDFTVTSGMGVIVETFRKQKGVVRSNHPHVSFAAYGRHAGEWMEDHGLDYGLGSASPLQKLYDAEGHVLMLGTDYLTNTSIHLAEFMADWQDKKQIEMNAPVITESGKQWITFKDLNFDSDDFDRIGSDFEADCPHLWTQDKIGQAAAKLMSQRGLVDYAAGWLETHR from the coding sequence ATGATTAGTGAAAGACCGATTAGCTTTGATCAGCTGGTCGCCGAATTCGAAGCATTGGGAGTGACGGCAGGCATGAATATTCTGCTGCATTCTTCACTCAAAAGTATCGGCGGATGGATTCCTGGAGGCGCGGAGACGGTTATTCTGGCGCTAGAACAGGTGCTTGGTAAAGAAGGTACACTGATGGTACCGACCCAGACCTCCCAGCTGACTCATCCAAAGCTGTGGAAATACCCGCCAGCCGATCCCAAATGGTGGGATCTGATCTGTGAGAGTATGCCTGCCTATGATCCGGACTTTACCGTGACATCCGGTATGGGCGTTATTGTAGAGACGTTTCGCAAGCAAAAAGGTGTCGTTCGCAGCAATCACCCCCATGTCTCCTTTGCCGCATATGGTCGTCATGCCGGTGAATGGATGGAGGATCATGGACTGGACTATGGGCTGGGCAGTGCTTCACCGCTGCAGAAGCTGTATGACGCGGAGGGTCATGTGCTGATGCTTGGTACCGATTATTTGACGAATACTTCTATCCATCTGGCAGAATTCATGGCTGACTGGCAGGACAAAAAGCAGATCGAGATGAATGCACCGGTGATCACGGAATCCGGCAAACAGTGGATAACATTCAAGGATCTCAATTTTGATTCGGATGATTTTGACCGGATCGGCAGCGACTTTGAGGCGGATTGTCCCCATCTGTGGACACAGGACAAAATAGGTCAGGCAGCTGCCAAATTAATGTCGCAGCGCGGTCTGGTCGATTACGCAGCAGGCTGGTTGGAAACGCATCGTTAA